One stretch of Lacrimispora sphenoides DNA includes these proteins:
- a CDS encoding Stealth CR1 domain-containing protein codes for MDIDKIDIVITWVDGNDNVWLKQKSEYEMKIKGIDTSSNNNARYRDWDNIQYIFRGIEKFMPWINKVHFVTWGHIPKWLNEDCPKLNIVNHKGFIPEAYLPTFNSNTIDLNLHRIPGLSEEFLNFNDDMFVIGDTKPTDFFHDGLPKDIAVISPAPCFRDVMCCTEANNFGIINDYFSVEDIKKNNRKWYTLKYGKFLVRTFIFSKFKSILGLFEPHIPFSHLKTTMTELWEKEYTVLDNTCKNKFRTRDDVNEWLFRHWQLMSGKFEPRRWNFGILMDVATQEDAIIELLRNPGKIKMVCINDTSRVEDFDVCKSRINDALQNLLPQKSQFEK; via the coding sequence ATGGATATAGATAAAATCGACATTGTAATTACATGGGTTGATGGGAATGATAATGTATGGCTAAAACAAAAATCAGAATATGAAATGAAGATAAAAGGAATAGATACTTCAAGTAATAATAATGCAAGATACAGAGACTGGGATAATATTCAATATATTTTTAGAGGAATTGAAAAGTTCATGCCATGGATAAATAAAGTCCATTTTGTTACGTGGGGCCATATTCCGAAGTGGTTAAATGAAGATTGTCCAAAATTAAATATAGTTAATCATAAGGGTTTCATTCCTGAAGCTTATCTTCCGACATTTAATTCAAATACAATAGACTTAAATTTACATAGGATACCTGGCCTATCAGAAGAGTTTCTTAATTTTAATGATGATATGTTTGTAATAGGTGATACGAAGCCTACTGATTTTTTCCATGATGGACTACCAAAGGATATAGCAGTGATTTCTCCAGCACCATGCTTCAGAGATGTTATGTGTTGTACTGAAGCCAATAATTTTGGGATAATAAATGATTATTTTTCGGTTGAAGACATTAAGAAAAATAATCGTAAATGGTATACTTTGAAATATGGTAAATTTCTTGTTAGAACTTTTATTTTTAGTAAGTTTAAGTCAATATTAGGATTGTTTGAACCACATATACCTTTTTCACATTTAAAAACAACCATGACAGAATTATGGGAAAAGGAATATACAGTATTAGACAATACATGCAAAAATAAATTCAGAACAAGGGATGATGTAAATGAGTGGTTATTTAGACACTGGCAATTAATGTCTGGAAAGTTTGAACCTAGAAGATGGAATTTTGGAATTTTAATGGATGTTGCAACACAGGAAGATGCAATAATTGAACTTTTACGTAATCCTGGAAAAATAAAAATGGTATGTATAAATGATACTTCAAGAGTAGAGGATTTTGATGTATGTAAGTCAAGAATAAACGACGCTCTACAGAATTTATTGCCACAAAAATCACAGTTTGAAAAATAG
- the cps2T gene encoding beta 1-4 rhamnosyltransferase Cps2T, with translation MEDNKKIANCFVAGAKSLGKYGGYESFLKKLVEYHKDNKGIKYYIACKANGDGKMIPSELEGTSEVKNGAFTYCNATCYMINIPEWMGAAQAIYYDIAALKLFCKIIEEEHIENPIVYILACRIGPFMNKYIKKIHALGGKVYVNPDGHEWKRAKWSTPVRKYWKESERLMVKYADLLICDSVNIEKYIQEEYKKYNPKTTYIAYGAETSASPLNADDPKYVEWLNKHEINTPFYTVIGRCVPENNYETITREFMKSHTDKCLVIITTNNPEMLSDLDNKLHYKNDKRIKFVGTVYNPELLTKIREKSFAYIHGHSVGGTNPSLLEALGSTKLNLLFDVGFNKEVAEDAALYWTLEDQNLANLIDRSDKLSDDKIETMSKKAKQRITDAYSWQFIAEEYKDIFKIK, from the coding sequence ATGGAAGACAATAAAAAGATTGCAAACTGCTTTGTGGCAGGAGCAAAATCTCTCGGAAAATATGGTGGATATGAGTCATTTTTAAAGAAGCTTGTAGAATACCATAAAGATAATAAAGGTATAAAGTATTACATTGCATGCAAAGCAAATGGTGATGGTAAGATGATACCTTCTGAATTGGAAGGAACATCAGAAGTAAAAAACGGAGCATTTACATATTGCAATGCAACTTGCTATATGATCAATATTCCAGAGTGGATGGGTGCAGCTCAGGCAATTTATTATGATATAGCAGCATTAAAGCTATTTTGTAAGATTATTGAAGAGGAACATATAGAAAATCCAATAGTTTATATCCTTGCCTGCAGAATCGGACCTTTTATGAATAAATACATTAAAAAGATACATGCTCTAGGTGGTAAAGTCTATGTCAATCCAGATGGCCATGAGTGGAAACGTGCTAAATGGTCAACTCCTGTAAGAAAATACTGGAAAGAATCTGAGCGACTGATGGTGAAATATGCTGATCTTTTGATATGTGATAGCGTGAATATTGAGAAATACATTCAGGAAGAGTATAAGAAATACAATCCCAAGACTACATATATCGCATATGGTGCAGAGACATCTGCAAGCCCATTAAATGCTGATGATCCTAAATATGTTGAGTGGTTGAACAAACATGAGATAAATACACCATTTTATACAGTTATTGGTAGATGTGTACCAGAGAATAACTATGAAACAATCACCAGGGAATTCATGAAAAGCCATACAGATAAGTGCTTGGTAATCATCACAACCAATAATCCAGAGATGCTGAGTGATCTAGATAATAAGCTCCATTATAAAAATGACAAGAGAATAAAGTTTGTAGGTACAGTATACAATCCAGAACTACTTACAAAGATAAGAGAAAAATCATTCGCTTATATCCACGGCCATTCAGTAGGTGGAACAAACCCATCCCTGCTCGAAGCACTGGGAAGTACTAAGCTTAATCTTCTATTTGATGTAGGGTTTAATAAGGAAGTTGCAGAAGATGCAGCTTTGTATTGGACACTTGAAGACCAGAATCTTGCAAATCTCATAGATAGATCAGATAAATTGTCAGATGATAAAATTGAAACAATGAGCAAGAAGGCAAAACAGAGAATAACAGATGCCTATAGTTGGCAGTTTATTGCAGAAGAATATAAAGATATCTTTAAAATAAAGTAA
- a CDS encoding oligosaccharide flippase family protein, translating into MLSKKSLKTNFIMNAVLTASSFIFPLITFPYVSRILLPVGMGKITLTTSIAAYFSMAAMLGIPTYGIRACSRVRDNSIELSRTVHEIFFINFIMTVFVYTIFFICLFKIPQFKQEKLLYIICSSSILFNLLGMEWLYKALEEYQYITTRSILFKFLSVVLMFALVHNQKDYVIYGAITIFASVGSNFVNFINVRKYIKFGYIGPYNFTQHLKPIFTFFALTVTTTIYTNMDIIMLGFMKGNLEVGYYNSAIKIKAILVTLVTSLSTVLLPRVSYYVEKNLKKEIMVLTEKALQFVILISLPLCVYFSFMAEKSILLLSGTAFLGSVQPMQIIMPTIIFIGITNIIGIQLLVPHGKEHLVLYSTCVGALVDIILNVLLIPQLGASGAAIGTLIAEFVVLMIQLFFIRNDFSQVSKNLQLYKILFSSLTASFIMIFIRNINTGSIFIDLLLTSSVFFGVYILFIALILHYKL; encoded by the coding sequence ATGCTCAGTAAGAAATCATTAAAAACAAACTTTATCATGAATGCGGTCTTAACTGCCTCTTCATTTATTTTCCCTCTCATAACTTTTCCATACGTATCAAGAATCCTTCTGCCAGTCGGTATGGGCAAGATAACTCTCACCACTTCTATTGCTGCCTATTTTTCCATGGCAGCAATGCTTGGTATCCCCACATATGGTATACGTGCTTGTTCACGAGTCAGAGATAATTCCATAGAATTATCTAGAACTGTTCACGAAATATTTTTCATTAATTTCATAATGACTGTTTTTGTGTATACCATCTTTTTTATATGTTTATTTAAAATCCCTCAATTCAAGCAAGAAAAACTTCTCTACATTATTTGTAGCTCCAGTATATTATTTAACCTTCTAGGAATGGAGTGGTTATATAAGGCACTGGAGGAATATCAATATATTACCACGCGCTCTATATTGTTTAAATTCTTATCCGTCGTATTAATGTTCGCTTTGGTACACAATCAAAAAGACTATGTTATTTATGGAGCTATTACTATATTTGCCAGCGTAGGTTCTAATTTTGTAAACTTTATTAATGTCAGAAAATATATAAAATTTGGTTATATTGGGCCTTACAATTTTACACAGCATTTAAAACCCATTTTTACATTTTTCGCCCTCACTGTTACCACTACTATATATACCAATATGGATATTATTATGTTAGGATTTATGAAAGGTAATTTGGAAGTAGGATACTATAACTCTGCAATAAAGATTAAAGCTATATTAGTCACTTTAGTCACTTCTCTCAGTACGGTCTTACTTCCAAGAGTATCCTATTATGTTGAAAAAAATCTTAAAAAAGAAATTATGGTTTTAACAGAAAAGGCTCTTCAATTTGTAATTTTAATCTCCCTGCCTTTATGTGTTTATTTTTCATTTATGGCAGAAAAAAGTATATTACTTCTTTCTGGCACTGCCTTTTTAGGGTCCGTACAGCCTATGCAGATCATTATGCCAACCATAATATTTATAGGAATAACAAATATAATAGGGATTCAGCTTCTCGTACCTCACGGCAAGGAACATCTGGTTCTTTACTCTACCTGCGTTGGAGCACTTGTTGATATTATATTAAATGTATTATTAATACCCCAGCTGGGAGCATCTGGTGCCGCTATAGGTACACTGATTGCTGAGTTTGTAGTTCTAATGATACAGCTTTTTTTCATTCGTAATGACTTCAGTCAAGTATCGAAAAATTTACAACTTTACAAAATTCTATTTTCATCGCTGACCGCCAGCTTCATCATGATTTTTATAAGAAACATAAACACAGGATCAATATTTATAGATCTTCTGCTTACTTCTTCCGTTTTCTTTGGAGTCTATATACTTTTTATAGCACTGATTTTACACTATAAACTTTAA
- a CDS encoding Coenzyme F420 hydrogenase/dehydrogenase, beta subunit C-terminal domain — protein sequence MILACYNKKESIRMQSSSGGIYYTIAKNVLDNSGIVYAVLYDNLSVVHTRIDSVHLLEKSCGSKYAQSNMKDCFSLVKEDLQNGRKVLFVGTPCQCAGLKAYLSKDYINLLAIDFICHGVPSKKVLNRYLNEQQYLQPIDTINMRDKTSGWTNYQYSWKFSNANETKVLSQSNIAFMKGFTGDLFLRPSCYECCFKGLERKTDITLGDYWGVWNIQPGMDDNKGTSLAIIHSENGKKAFEIVANEFVYEEITDYNKVINYNPSICKRAEKTVKREKFFERFNSGDTVEGIVNDLLRSNEQFGMKSRLIRKIKGFLSN from the coding sequence ATGATATTAGCATGTTATAATAAAAAAGAAAGTATTAGAATGCAAAGTTCTTCTGGTGGAATCTATTATACTATTGCAAAGAATGTGCTAGATAATTCAGGAATTGTTTATGCTGTATTATATGATAATCTTTCGGTAGTGCATACAAGAATTGATTCTGTTCATTTATTAGAAAAAAGCTGCGGATCAAAATATGCTCAATCTAATATGAAAGATTGTTTTTCATTAGTAAAGGAAGATTTACAAAATGGGCGTAAAGTGCTTTTTGTAGGAACTCCATGCCAATGTGCTGGTTTAAAGGCATATTTAAGTAAAGATTATATTAATCTACTTGCTATTGATTTTATTTGTCATGGGGTACCAAGCAAGAAGGTATTAAACAGATATCTTAATGAGCAACAATATCTTCAACCTATAGATACAATTAATATGCGAGATAAAACAAGTGGTTGGACAAATTATCAATATTCATGGAAATTTAGTAATGCTAATGAAACTAAAGTATTATCTCAGTCAAATATTGCTTTTATGAAAGGTTTTACTGGGGATCTCTTTCTCAGACCTTCTTGCTATGAGTGTTGCTTTAAAGGCCTCGAAAGAAAAACAGACATTACACTGGGAGATTACTGGGGGGTATGGAATATACAGCCAGGAATGGATGATAACAAAGGTACATCTTTGGCTATTATTCATTCAGAAAATGGGAAAAAAGCTTTTGAAATAGTTGCAAACGAATTTGTTTATGAGGAGATTACGGATTATAATAAAGTGATAAATTATAATCCAAGTATATGTAAAAGAGCGGAGAAAACAGTTAAGAGAGAAAAGTTTTTTGAACGATTTAACTCAGGTGATACAGTTGAAGGTATTGTTAATGATTTACTTAGATCAAACGAACAATTTGGGATGAAATCTAGATTAATAAGAAAAATCAAAGGATTTTTAAGTAATTAA
- a CDS encoding glucosamine inositolphosphorylceramide transferase family protein has translation MKLYSGSWSVAYRKKGESLYNIVKNPSWGYAADPFLVEENGKVYIFAELFDQREGKASLGYCTINNNMCSKWKVILKENFHMSYPHIFKMDGNWVICPESCEDKTVFLYKCKEFPDKWEKTNPFINDMDCSDTTFLCQDGIFYGVTCLFHENPMKLLLFKYEDGKLTFSEKNPLIKGGELARSGGAYFNDGNKTYRVSQDCSSEYGKSLVFTEFQLNWPSFSEKVVKRIHFDELLFDKKVNGIGIHTYNCSDNYETIDIKTRGINLIPRIWKNIYKFMK, from the coding sequence ATGAAGCTATATAGTGGCAGTTGGTCAGTTGCATATAGAAAAAAAGGAGAATCACTGTATAATATAGTAAAAAATCCATCATGGGGTTATGCTGCGGATCCGTTTTTAGTTGAAGAAAATGGTAAGGTATACATATTTGCGGAGTTGTTTGATCAAAGAGAAGGAAAAGCAAGCTTAGGGTATTGTACTATTAATAATAATATGTGTTCTAAATGGAAAGTGATTTTAAAAGAAAATTTTCATATGTCTTATCCTCATATATTTAAAATGGATGGTAACTGGGTCATTTGTCCTGAGAGTTGTGAGGACAAGACGGTATTTTTATATAAATGCAAGGAATTCCCAGATAAATGGGAGAAAACAAATCCTTTCATTAATGATATGGACTGTAGTGATACCACTTTTTTGTGCCAAGATGGAATATTTTATGGAGTTACTTGCTTATTTCATGAAAACCCGATGAAATTGCTATTGTTTAAATATGAAGATGGAAAACTAACGTTTTCTGAAAAGAACCCATTAATTAAAGGTGGAGAATTAGCCAGATCCGGTGGAGCTTATTTTAATGATGGAAATAAAACGTATAGGGTCTCACAGGATTGTTCTAGTGAGTATGGAAAATCTTTAGTTTTTACTGAATTTCAGTTAAATTGGCCATCATTTAGTGAAAAGGTAGTAAAAAGAATACATTTTGATGAATTATTATTTGATAAAAAAGTGAATGGAATAGGTATTCATACATACAACTGTTCGGACAATTATGAAACAATTGATATTAAAACTAGGGGCATAAATTTAATTCCTAGAATTTGGAAAAATATATATAAATTTATGAAATAA
- a CDS encoding 4Fe-4S dicluster domain-containing protein encodes MKKIPILFEKKEDCCGCTACYAICAKKAIVMLDDDEEFKYPHIDEEKCVRCYACVKVCPIKQQKSRG; translated from the coding sequence GTGAAAAAAATCCCTATTTTATTTGAAAAAAAAGAGGATTGCTGTGGTTGCACAGCATGTTATGCGATATGCGCAAAGAAAGCTATTGTTATGTTAGATGATGATGAAGAATTCAAATATCCACATATAGATGAAGAAAAATGCGTAAGATGCTATGCCTGTGTGAAAGTATGTCCAATAAAACAACAAAAAAGCAGGGGGTGA
- a CDS encoding polysaccharide pyruvyl transferase family protein, with protein sequence MKHVLLVTLFDDNYGNRLQNYALQTVIENQGFEVTNAIQPRPTDTNSKLSRVKNLAVDFLALCGLEQYKKKRNIRVIRGIRSDNFYEFNRKYIKKMIPIQYNNYAALDLEKFDYAITGSDQVWHNWDHADGELDYFYLRFIDKEKRIAYAPSFGFSIFPDEDKNTHIKGISGINKLSVREHKGAQLIHDYTGREATLVLDPTMLLRSTDWDEITKRPKEKLPNKYLFLYFLGERTSSVIEGYKKVCHENNLELIDIFDKESPFYSMGPSEFIWIIKNADYVCTDSFHATVFSIIYHKEFTVFKRAGKGYEDMFNRIENLLNEFDLMNRVFKDNNDHTNVLKTQSTIDWVEIEEILNSRKRDSMSYLLAALER encoded by the coding sequence GTGAAACATGTGCTATTGGTAACTTTGTTTGATGATAATTATGGAAATCGACTTCAAAATTATGCACTTCAAACAGTTATAGAAAATCAAGGTTTTGAAGTAACTAATGCTATACAACCAAGACCAACAGATACAAATTCAAAGCTAAGTAGAGTGAAAAATCTAGCAGTAGATTTTTTAGCATTATGTGGATTAGAACAATATAAAAAAAAGCGAAACATAAGAGTAATCAGAGGGATAAGATCAGATAACTTTTATGAGTTTAATCGTAAATATATAAAAAAAATGATACCAATACAATATAATAACTATGCAGCGCTTGATCTAGAGAAATTTGATTATGCGATCACTGGGAGTGATCAAGTATGGCATAACTGGGATCATGCAGATGGAGAATTGGATTACTTCTATTTACGATTTATTGATAAAGAAAAAAGAATTGCTTATGCACCATCATTTGGATTTTCCATATTTCCGGATGAAGATAAAAATACACATATTAAAGGAATAAGTGGAATTAATAAATTGTCTGTAAGGGAGCATAAAGGTGCACAATTAATACATGATTATACTGGTCGAGAAGCTACATTAGTTTTAGATCCTACGATGCTTCTAAGATCAACAGACTGGGATGAAATCACCAAAAGACCAAAGGAAAAATTACCAAACAAATATTTGTTTTTATATTTTTTAGGCGAACGAACATCATCAGTAATTGAGGGATATAAGAAAGTTTGTCATGAGAATAATTTAGAATTAATAGACATATTCGATAAAGAATCACCTTTTTATTCGATGGGTCCATCAGAATTCATCTGGATAATAAAAAATGCTGATTATGTGTGTACGGACTCCTTTCATGCGACTGTTTTTTCAATAATATATCATAAGGAATTTACAGTTTTTAAGAGAGCAGGAAAAGGATACGAAGATATGTTTAATCGTATCGAGAATTTATTAAATGAATTTGATTTGATGAACAGAGTATTTAAGGATAATAATGATCATACGAATGTATTAAAAACACAATCAACAATCGATTGGGTGGAGATAGAAGAGATATTAAATTCAAGAAAAAGGGATAGTATGAGCTACTTATTAGCTGCACTAGAGCGATAA
- a CDS encoding glycosyltransferase family 2 protein: protein MEVNVLFSILIPVYNAQEYISECIESVLKQKYRNWELIIIDDGSSDDTLKICQDFSRQNNRIVVIHQDNSGVSTTRNSLVEKAKGEYLIFLDADDYWISDDFLYKISMVIHDVSPEIVCWWAEIEDVQNSIIKRYNNNINFTKKKISGNQFLYEVLNGGNFNWWLWLYAIKKDLWLNPRISFNPQRKICEDEEVLFKIITRAHSIWNLEEYAYCYRIGNASSAMGTISKTQFQDMLEVAEKNVIYVINSDFFDKNLKTNLIRNFSSVYLKLGLRLRDILLPIERNSYYDLLRKYRWMLKKSLGYLSFSFDVKVIIVMLFGNRVGFGILHCIDKILHKENG from the coding sequence ATGGAAGTTAATGTATTATTTAGTATTTTAATACCGGTTTACAATGCACAAGAATATATATCGGAGTGCATAGAAAGCGTTTTAAAGCAAAAATATAGGAATTGGGAATTAATAATCATTGATGATGGTTCAAGTGATGATACTCTCAAGATTTGCCAAGATTTTTCTAGGCAAAATAATCGCATAGTTGTAATACATCAGGATAATAGTGGAGTATCAACAACTAGGAATTCTTTAGTTGAAAAAGCTAAAGGTGAGTATCTGATTTTTTTGGATGCAGATGATTATTGGATTTCTGATGATTTTTTATATAAGATAAGTATGGTTATTCATGATGTAAGTCCAGAGATAGTCTGTTGGTGGGCAGAAATTGAAGATGTTCAGAATTCAATTATAAAAAGGTATAACAACAATATTAACTTTACCAAAAAAAAAATCAGCGGAAATCAATTTCTATATGAAGTATTAAATGGTGGGAATTTTAATTGGTGGTTATGGCTATATGCAATAAAAAAAGATTTATGGTTAAATCCAAGAATCTCCTTTAATCCTCAACGTAAAATCTGTGAGGATGAAGAGGTTTTATTTAAGATAATTACTAGAGCACATTCTATTTGGAATTTGGAAGAGTATGCATATTGTTATAGGATTGGAAACGCTTCTTCTGCTATGGGCACAATTAGTAAGACTCAATTTCAAGATATGCTAGAAGTTGCTGAAAAAAATGTGATATATGTTATTAACAGTGATTTTTTTGATAAAAATCTAAAAACTAATTTGATAAGGAATTTTTCAAGTGTTTATTTAAAATTGGGATTAAGACTTCGAGATATATTGTTACCAATTGAAAGAAATTCATACTATGATTTGTTACGGAAATACAGATGGATGCTAAAAAAATCATTAGGATATTTGTCATTCTCATTTGATGTCAAGGTAATTATTGTGATGTTATTTGGCAATAGAGTGGGATTTGGTATATTACATTGTATTGATAAGATATTACATAAAGAGAATGGCTAG
- a CDS encoding glycosyltransferase — MNNNPRNKETPIKVLHIGADNIGRGGRSVIVFNLTQHMNPKLVCNDFLCFKKVEAELENLINDKGGHLQYILNLPKRNKRLTYEYARTKAILDTIKNNKYDIIHIHADHAYEVIKSAIISKMAGCRVVFAHAHATGISENSNRALPFIIGLCKKNIPLFCDRTFACSNEAAKFMFGRIPNDLVIINNGIELDSYTFNPELRKRIREGLHISDKYVIGCIGRLTEPKNHQFLIKVFYEYQKTDKNSILMLVGDGELRAEIEKLSQDFGIRDSVMFMGNCNNVKELLQGMDIFVLTSKREGFGIVNIEAQAAGLQCVVSDVVPKTAKVEDNFQFLSINEPAIIWANCIRNSKKINAKRESNIDLLKEKGYDIADNSIVLQEIYVNIMR, encoded by the coding sequence ATGAACAACAATCCTAGAAATAAAGAAACACCAATAAAAGTATTACATATAGGAGCAGATAATATTGGGCGAGGTGGCCGTTCAGTTATCGTTTTTAATTTAACACAACACATGAATCCAAAACTGGTTTGCAATGACTTTTTATGTTTTAAGAAGGTGGAAGCAGAACTTGAAAACCTAATTAATGATAAGGGTGGACATTTACAATATATATTAAATCTACCTAAGAGAAACAAGAGATTAACATATGAATATGCAAGGACAAAAGCTATTTTAGATACTATTAAAAATAATAAATATGATATTATTCACATACATGCAGATCATGCGTATGAAGTCATAAAAAGTGCAATCATTTCTAAAATGGCTGGATGTAGAGTAGTATTTGCACATGCACATGCTACAGGTATTTCAGAAAATAGTAATAGAGCATTACCATTTATTATTGGTTTATGTAAAAAAAATATTCCGTTATTTTGCGATAGGACTTTTGCATGTAGTAATGAAGCTGCAAAATTCATGTTTGGAAGAATTCCGAATGATTTAGTGATTATAAATAACGGTATAGAGCTTGATTCATATACATTTAATCCAGAACTACGAAAAAGGATTAGAGAAGGTTTACATATTAGCGATAAATATGTGATAGGTTGTATCGGCAGATTAACAGAACCAAAAAATCATCAGTTTTTAATAAAGGTCTTTTATGAGTATCAAAAAACGGATAAAAATTCAATTTTAATGTTAGTTGGGGATGGCGAATTAAGAGCTGAAATTGAGAAGTTGTCACAAGATTTTGGAATAAGAGATTCTGTGATGTTTATGGGGAATTGTAATAATGTAAAAGAGCTGCTCCAAGGAATGGATATTTTTGTTTTAACGTCAAAAAGGGAAGGTTTTGGAATAGTAAATATTGAGGCGCAGGCAGCTGGGTTGCAATGTGTTGTAAGTGATGTTGTTCCTAAAACGGCAAAAGTTGAAGACAATTTTCAATTTCTTAGTATCAATGAACCTGCTATAATATGGGCGAACTGCATACGTAACAGTAAAAAGATAAATGCTAAAAGAGAGTCAAACATCGATTTATTAAAAGAAAAAGGATATGATATTGCAGACAATTCAATAGTTCTGCAAGAGATTTATGTGAATATTATGCGTTGA
- a CDS encoding lipopolysaccharide biosynthesis protein produces the protein MKIERINNASRNIVFGGLLKIYQIVIPFLMRTIMIYFMGVQYLGLNSLFASVLQVLNLAELGVGSAMVFSMYKPIADDDEVTICALMKLYRRYYNIIGLIIAILGTLLTPFIPKIINGDVPVDTNIYILYLLNLGATVLSYWLLAYKNSILQAHQRIDVISKINLVTNTIQYALQIMVLIFLRNYYIYVLIMLTTQILTNILTAIIATKKYPDYKPIGTLPDELIKGINQKIKDLFTSKIGAIIVNSADTIVISAFLGLTVLAIYQNYYFILTAVIGIVEVVFTACTAGIGNSLIVEPKEKNFNDLNKFTFMIAWVAGFCACCFLNLYQPFMEIWVGRDLMLQYSAVVCLCIYFFIYEINRLLNTYKDAGGIWHQDRFRPLVTAIANLGMNLIMVQFWGIYGIILSTVLSMLFIGMPWILYNLFTSLFEKRQLPLYLRKLGLYVIITFLNCGVAYFICSYINYEKWVTFAIRMIVCAILPNVVFFLAYRKLPEFNESISLLEKISKGKIKLSKLVR, from the coding sequence TTGAAAATAGAAAGAATAAATAATGCCAGTAGAAACATAGTTTTTGGTGGACTTTTGAAAATATATCAAATAGTAATCCCATTTTTAATGCGAACAATCATGATATATTTCATGGGTGTACAATATTTGGGACTAAATAGTCTATTTGCTTCAGTTTTGCAGGTGTTAAACCTTGCGGAACTGGGCGTTGGAAGTGCAATGGTGTTTAGCATGTATAAACCTATAGCAGATGATGATGAAGTCACTATTTGTGCATTAATGAAACTATACCGAAGATACTACAATATTATTGGACTCATTATTGCAATATTAGGTACATTACTTACACCATTTATCCCTAAAATAATCAATGGTGATGTCCCAGTAGATACAAATATATATATATTATATTTATTAAATCTGGGAGCTACAGTACTTTCATATTGGCTTCTTGCATATAAGAATAGCATTTTACAGGCGCATCAAAGAATAGATGTAATAAGTAAAATAAATTTAGTGACAAATACAATTCAATATGCACTTCAAATTATGGTGCTAATTTTTTTAAGAAATTACTACATATATGTATTAATTATGTTAACGACTCAGATATTAACCAACATATTAACAGCAATTATTGCAACAAAAAAGTATCCTGATTATAAGCCTATTGGTACGTTGCCTGATGAGTTGATTAAAGGTATAAATCAGAAAATTAAAGATTTATTTACATCAAAAATAGGTGCAATTATTGTAAACTCAGCAGATACTATAGTTATTTCAGCATTTCTTGGATTAACGGTATTAGCAATTTACCAAAATTATTATTTTATATTAACTGCGGTCATAGGAATTGTTGAAGTGGTTTTTACGGCATGCACAGCGGGAATTGGAAACAGCCTTATAGTTGAGCCAAAAGAAAAGAATTTTAATGATCTAAATAAATTTACATTTATGATAGCATGGGTAGCTGGCTTTTGTGCTTGTTGCTTTTTGAATCTTTATCAGCCATTCATGGAAATATGGGTGGGTAGAGATTTAATGTTACAATATTCTGCAGTTGTATGTCTTTGTATTTATTTTTTTATTTATGAAATTAATAGATTATTAAATACATATAAAGATGCAGGTGGCATTTGGCACCAGGATAGATTTAGACCCTTAGTAACTGCTATTGCAAATCTTGGAATGAATTTAATTATGGTTCAGTTTTGGGGAATTTATGGAATTATACTTTCAACAGTTCTTTCAATGCTATTTATTGGGATGCCATGGATTCTATATAACTTATTCACGTCTTTGTTTGAGAAGAGACAGCTACCATTGTATTTGCGTAAACTTGGACTATATGTGATAATTACATTTCTAAATTGTGGCGTAGCGTATTTTATATGCAGTTATATAAATTATGAAAAATGGGTGACGTTTGCAATAAGAATGATTGTTTGTGCAATTTTACCTAATGTAGTATTCTTTCTAGCGTATCGTAAACTGCCTGAATTTAATGAAAGTATATCTTTATTAGAAAAAATATCCAAAGGGAAAATAAAACTTAGTAAGCTGGTGAGATAA